The proteins below are encoded in one region of Helianthus annuus cultivar XRQ/B chromosome 2, HanXRQr2.0-SUNRISE, whole genome shotgun sequence:
- the LOC110912242 gene encoding pentatricopeptide repeat-containing protein At3g48250, chloroplastic — translation MNPTKRLLSSLRLANSLYSIQLTQAHQVITTHSHPFHHTKLFFSSNPQQTLDLILSQNWSNNLEQQLLNSRPNFSHESVIYVLKKLSKDPQKASNFFNFVVGQSGFEPSSQIYSLMLRVYANKDSIKQFWVTVHRMKEQGLFVDDQAYLLIVRDFKKLNMVSEVSVFTKFVNSMGKDNVVDDVVKEVVGVVVESEDDSGWGNGVEERLKRMDFGFKVSDNFVLRVLKGLRTYPLKALGFFKWVSEGFGIEHNAVTYNAILRVLGREESIEQFWNVFGEMKRDGYEMDLDTYLKITRLFQKRKMLEDAVALYERMMDSPYTPSGQDCGVLLRTIAGSSSPNLDLVFRVVKKFESKGNSLSKNVYDGIHRSLTSVGQFEEAEKIVLAMKDAGYAPDNITYSQLIFGLCKARKLEEAANVIDVMEQNACIPDVKTWTILIQGHCSANEVDKAVVFLSNMVEKGCEADADLLDVLTNAFLGQKKTVSAYELLTEMVKSGGVKPWQATYKNLIQNLLSENKFDESLELLRLMKKHDYPPFSEAFIGYVSKHGSVDNALEFLKTSSFKQSPAVSAYQNMFQSLLDEGRELEAKDLLFKSPPHVRKHKSISSIFGSVQ, via the coding sequence ATGAATCCAACAAAAAGACTACTGAGTTCACTCCGACTCGCCAACTCGCTCTACTCAATCCAACTCACCCAAGCCCACCAGGTAATAACAACTCACTCACACCCATTTCACCACACAAAACTCTTCTTTTCTTCAAACCCACAACAAACCCTTGATCTCATATTATCCCAAAACTGGTCTAACAATCTTGAACAACAATTGTTAAATTCAAGACCCAATTTTTCCCATGAATCCGTAATATATGTGTTGAAGAAACTATCCAAAGACCCTCAAAAAGCATCCAATTTCTTTAATTTTGTTGTGGGTCAATCAGGGTTTGAACCAAGTTCCCAAATTTATAGCTTGATGCTTCGGGTTTATGCGAATAAAGATTCGATTAAACAGTTTTGGGTTACGGTTCATAGGATGAAAGAACAggggttgtttgttgatgatcAGGCTTATTTGTTGATTGTTAGGGATTTTAAGAAGTTGAATATGGTTAGCGAGGTTTCGGTTTTTACGAAATTTGTTAATTCTATGGGGAAGGATAATGTTGTTGATGATGTTGTTAAGGAAGTTGTTGGTGTTGTGGTCGAATCGGAGGATGATTCGGGTTGGGGAAATGGGGTTGAGGAGAGGTTGAAACGGATGGATTTCGGGTTTAAGGTTTCGGATAATTTCGTTcttcgggttttgaaggggttAAGAACATACCCTTTGAAGGCATTAGGGTTTTTCAAATGGGTTAGTGAGGGTTTCGGGATTGAGCATAATGCGGTTACGTACAATGCGATTTTGCGCGTTCTTGGTCGGGAGGAGTCGATCGAACAGTTTTGGAACGTGTTTGGTGAAATGAAAAGGGATGGGTATGAAATGGATCTCGATACGTATTTAAAGATTACGAGATTGTTTCAAAAACGGAAGATGTTGGAAGACGCGGTTGCGCTTTACGAGCGTATGATGGATAGCCCGTACACGCCATCGGGTCAAGATTGCGGTGTGCTTTTACGAACCATCGCGGGTAGTAGTTCGCCTAATTTGGATCTTGTGTTTCGCGTCGTGAAGAAATTTGAATCCAAGGGTAACTCTCTTTCGAAGAACGTTTATGACGGTATTCATAGATCGTTAACGAGCGTGGGTCAGTTTGAAGAAGCCGAAAAGATTGTGTTAGCGATGAAAGATGCGGGATACGCTCCCGATAACATAACCTACAGCCAGTTGATCTTCGGGCTTTGTAAAGCCCGAAAGCTAGAAGAAGCCGCAAACGTGATCGACGTAATGGAACAAAACGCGTGCATCCCCGACGTCAAAACATGGACGATTCTCATTCAAGGACATTGTTCCGCCAATGAAGTTGATAAAGCCGTTGTATTTTTATCGAACATGGTAGAGAAAGGATGTGAAGCCGACGCAGATCTTTTAGACGTTTTAACAAACGCGTTTTTGGGTCAAAAGAAAACCGTCAGCGCGTACGAACTACTAACCGAAATGGTCAAGAGTGGTGGGGTGAAACCATGGCAAGCAACTTACAAAAATCTGATTCAAAATCTGTTATCCGAGAACAAGTTTGATGAATCTTTGGAGCTTTTAAGGTTGATGAAAAAACACGACTACCCACCGTTTTCTGAGGCGTTTATCGGGTATGTTTCGAAACATGGATCGGTTGATAATGCTTTGGAGTTCTTGAAAACTTCAAGTTTTAAACAAAGCCCTGCGGTTTCAGCGTACCAGAACATGTTTCAGAGCTTGCTTGATGAAGGTAGAGAACTTGAGGCGAAAGATTTGTTGTTTAAGTCGCCGCCTCATGTTCGTAAACACAAATCGATTTCTAGTATTTTTGGGTCTGTTCAATGA
- the LOC110912233 gene encoding uncharacterized protein LOC110912233, whose protein sequence is MKKNIEQPEEQELEIVKAVAQAWLGHTTTTSPPSDSNEFDARRLNFKKKPTRFKQEAMTKPTRNNNHNYGLSTSWDFKQSLWDSYEIVSVSRRLERGLLLENELGKVGKRKKESKNSLRNIFRTSSMKSSSMKSDE, encoded by the coding sequence ATGAAGAAAAACATTGAACAACCCGAAGAACAAGAGCTCGAAATCGTCAAGGCGGTGGCACAAGCATGGCTCGGTCACACCACCACCACATCGCCCCCATCCGACTCCAATGAATTTGACGCACGTCGTCTCAACTTCAAGAAAAAGCCCACTCGGTTTAAGCAAGAAGCAATGACCAAACCAACGCGAAACAATAACCACAATTATGGGCTTTCGACGAGTTGGGATTTCAAGCAATCACTTTGGGATTCTTATGAAATTGTGTCGGTTTCAAGACGGCTTGAGAGAGGGTTATTGTTGGAAAACGAGTTGGGTAAAGTTGGAAAGAGAAAAAAGGAGAGTAAGAATAGCCTTAGAAACATATTTCGAACGTCATCTATGAAGTCGTCATCTATGAAGTCTGATGAATAA
- the LOC110912223 gene encoding plant intracellular Ras-group-related LRR protein 9, with protein sequence MDPNPNKFPILSYVMAKLPSVSRASHSPEFDIEQPPPPPPADQSSPEPVFELTERMPYLNDPELIASMRAAVEDVSRTRSVLKTLGDCPDHEFVDIARSRLAEIEELAVNRDQEVAVEVERERERQSYVAVIRLYEMHENYEKLLSEAEKRLEKLYEAAKKGGKAVAVEEGSSGEVMVEDGVRDELAAVLQDAFAKNVERIDLSQRRLPVLPEAFGKLSMLVSLNLSSNQLEAIPDSIAGLENLEELYVSSNLLESLPDSIGLLLKLKILDVSSNKLTSLPDSICHCRSLVELDASFNKLTYLPTNIGYELVNLKKLSVPLNKLRSLPTSIGEMKSLQFLDAHFNELRTLSPSIGRLSNLEILNLSGNFSDLTSLPVTIGDLTNLKELDISNNQIHELPATFGRLEKLEKLNVEENPMVVPPREVVNDGVEAVKMFMAKRWLDLLLEEEEKSKRVENEPAQGGWLTRSTSWLSNVAGSVGGYLGGGGSTTVADPYLNQQL encoded by the exons ATGGATCCAAACCCTAACAAGTTTCCAATCCTATCGTATGTGATGGCGAAGTTACCTAGCGTCAGTCGTGCTTCTCACTCGCCGGAATTCGACATCGAacaaccaccgccaccgccaccggcggaTCAATCCTCGCCGGAACCGGTTTTTGAACTCACCGAACGCATGCCGTACTTAAACGATCCGGAACTCATCGCGTCGATGCGTGCAGCCGTTGAAGACGTTTCGCGAACTCGATCTGTTCTCAAAACCCTAGGTGACTGTCCGGATCATGAGTTTGTTGATATCGCTAGATCTAGACTTGCGGAGATTGAAGAACTTGCGGTGAATCGGGATCAGGAGGTTGCGGTGGAGgtggagagggagagggagagacaGTCGTATGTGGCGGTGATTCGGTTGTATGAGATGCATGAAAACTATGAGAAGTTGTTGAGTGAGGCGGAGAAGAGGCTGGAGAAGCTGTATGAGGCGGCGAAGAAAGGAGGGAAGGCGGTTGCGGTTGAAGAAGGGAGTAGTGGTGAGGTTATGGTTGAGGACGGTGTTAGGGATGAGCTGGCTGCGGTTTTGCAGGATGCGTTTGCGAAGAATGTTGAGAGGATTGATTTGTCGCAGAGGCGGTTGCCTGTTCTTCCAGAAGCGTTTGGGAAGCTTAGTATGTTGGTTTCGCTTAATCTGTCGTCAAATCAACTTGAG GCCATTCCCGATTCAATTGCTGGACTTGAGAATCTTGAGGAGCTTTATGTTTCTTCCAATCTTTTGGAATCATTACCAGATTCAATTGGCTTATTGCTGAAACTCAAGATTCTAGATGTTTCTAGCAACAAGCTAACGTCCTTGCCCGACAGCATTTGTCACTGCAG GTCACTAGTAGAACTTGATGCGAGCTTCAATAAGCTAACATACCTACCCACCAATATCGGGTATGAACTCGTTAATCTAAAGAAACTTTCAGTCCCTTTAAACAAGCTCCGTTCACTTCCCACATCAATAGGAGAAATGAAATCACTTCAGTTTCTTGATGCCCACTTCAACGAACTCCGGACCCTATCGCCATCCATCGGCCGTCTTTCAAATCTCGAGATTCTTAACCTGAGTGGTAATTTCAGTGACCTTACATCACTTCCCGTCACAATCGGTGATCTAACCAACCTCAAAGAACTCGACATCAGTAACAATCAGATTCATGAACTTCCCGCCACCTTTGGCCGCCTCGAGAAGCTCGAAAAACTCAACGTGGAGGAGAACCCAATGGTGGTGCCGCCTAGAGAAGTGGTGAACGACGGGGTGGAAGCGGTGAAGATGTTCATGGCTAAGAGGTGGCTTGATTTGTTATTGGAGGAAGAAGAGAAAAGCAAGCGTGTTGAGAATGAGCCGGCACAAGGTGGTTGGTTGACTCGTAGCACCTCGTGGTTGTCCAATGTGGCGGGAAGCGTTGGCGGATATTTGGGTGGTGGAGGGAGCACAACGGTCGCAGACCCTTATCTCAATCAGCAACTATGA